One bacterium DNA segment encodes these proteins:
- a CDS encoding recombinase family protein yields the protein MTARHSSAVAKLQPATRCAIYCRKSTSQGLEQEFNSLDAQREAAESYIASQQHDNWIALPDRYDDGGFSAGT from the coding sequence ATGACTGCTCGGCACTCATCGGCAGTCGCAAAGCTCCAGCCTGCGACCCGGTGCGCCATCTACTGCCGAAAATCGACGAGCCAGGGCCTCGAACAGGAGTTCAACAGCCTCGATGCCCAGCGGGAAGCTGCCGAGAGCTATATCGCCAGCCAGCAGCACGACAACTGGATCGCGCTCCCCGACCGATACGACGACGGTGGATTCTCTGCCGGAACA